The proteins below are encoded in one region of Streptomyces ficellus:
- a CDS encoding MFS transporter — MRRIQAGNVLSAFGLGFTVPYLYVYVAQVRDLGAGTAGAVLAVFAMAALVVLPFTGRAIDRRGPLPVLVGAALLAAVGALGMGLAGSVVTVVGAAALLGAGTAVMQPALATMIVWCSSPETRTRAFATQFFLQNLGLGIGGLIGGQLVDESRPDSFLLLFSIEAVMFLVLAGIAVTVRMPRTPSIGQAPRDGNAKGGLRALLGHRAMVQLCVLGFVLFFACYGQFESGLAAYGTEAAGIEPSALGMALAANTAVIVVAQFLVLRFVERRRRTRVIAWVGLIWTVAWLFAGYAGLGHGSQAMATAAFIATYGLFGLGEAMLSPTVAPLVADLAPESMVGQYNSAFALVKQLALAVGPAVGGPMGAALHGPYIVTFVLFSLGITLLAVRLGRRLTPAQDHPYLVAKSRVVAQHKPDDQRVTV; from the coding sequence ATGCGCCGGATCCAGGCAGGGAACGTGCTGAGCGCGTTCGGGCTCGGGTTCACCGTTCCGTATCTCTATGTGTATGTGGCTCAGGTGCGGGACCTGGGCGCCGGTACGGCGGGGGCCGTGCTGGCGGTCTTCGCCATGGCCGCTCTGGTGGTCCTCCCCTTCACCGGGCGGGCCATCGACCGCCGGGGCCCGCTGCCCGTGCTGGTGGGCGCGGCGCTGCTGGCCGCGGTCGGCGCATTGGGCATGGGGCTGGCGGGGAGTGTCGTCACCGTCGTCGGGGCGGCGGCGCTGCTCGGTGCCGGTACGGCCGTGATGCAGCCGGCGCTCGCCACGATGATCGTCTGGTGTTCCTCCCCGGAGACGCGGACGCGGGCGTTCGCCACGCAGTTCTTCCTCCAGAACCTGGGTCTGGGCATTGGCGGCCTGATCGGTGGCCAGCTGGTCGACGAGAGCCGGCCGGACAGCTTCCTGCTGCTCTTCTCCATCGAAGCGGTGATGTTCCTGGTGCTGGCCGGCATCGCCGTGACCGTGCGGATGCCGCGGACGCCGTCGATCGGGCAGGCGCCCCGGGACGGCAACGCCAAGGGCGGGCTGCGGGCGCTGCTCGGGCACCGGGCGATGGTGCAGCTGTGCGTGCTGGGCTTCGTGCTGTTCTTCGCCTGCTACGGGCAGTTCGAGTCGGGTCTCGCGGCGTACGGCACGGAGGCCGCCGGGATCGAGCCGTCGGCGCTGGGCATGGCCCTGGCCGCGAACACGGCGGTCATCGTCGTCGCGCAGTTCCTGGTGCTGCGGTTCGTGGAGCGGCGCCGGCGGACGCGGGTGATCGCCTGGGTCGGTCTGATCTGGACCGTCGCGTGGCTGTTCGCGGGGTACGCCGGGCTCGGGCACGGCAGCCAGGCGATGGCGACGGCCGCGTTCATCGCGACGTACGGGCTGTTCGGGCTGGGTGAGGCGATGCTGTCGCCGACCGTGGCGCCGCTGGTGGCCGACCTGGCGCCGGAGTCGATGGTGGGGCAGTACAACTCGGCGTTCGCGCTGGTCAAGCAGCTGGCGCTGGCGGTCGGCCCGGCCGTGGGCGGTCCGATGGGGGCCGCGCTGCACGGTCCGTACATCGTGACGTTCGTGCTCTTCTCGCTGGGCATCACGCTGCTGGCGGTGCGGCTGGGCCGGAGGCTCACCCCGGCCCAGGACCATCCGTACCTGGTGGCGAAGTCCCGGGTGGTCGCCCAGCACAAGCCGGACGACCAGCGGGTGACTGTCTAG
- a CDS encoding MarR family winged helix-turn-helix transcriptional regulator, whose protein sequence is MSDTQEPSLDEQIAAYQREFRDLDPQVEQVVSALGRLNRRMNVAYGRQVAELGISNAEWEVLKHLVLSGEPYRLGPGELAKRLGLTPAAMTHRIDRMAADGLVTRDRDENNRVRVIVELTDEGRTKWLEAMRMATAFEEDLLQDLSTDERGVLGEMLIRLLRRVEHAQPDAGGRLKDLDGPTG, encoded by the coding sequence ATGTCCGACACGCAGGAACCGAGCCTCGACGAGCAGATCGCCGCCTACCAGCGCGAGTTCCGCGATCTCGACCCCCAGGTCGAGCAGGTGGTCTCCGCGCTCGGCCGCCTGAACCGCCGCATGAACGTCGCGTACGGCCGCCAGGTCGCCGAGCTGGGCATCAGCAACGCCGAGTGGGAGGTCCTCAAGCACCTCGTCCTCTCCGGCGAGCCCTACCGCCTCGGTCCCGGCGAACTCGCCAAGCGCCTCGGCCTCACCCCTGCCGCGATGACCCACCGCATCGACCGCATGGCGGCCGACGGCCTGGTCACCCGGGACCGGGACGAGAACAACCGGGTGCGGGTCATCGTGGAACTGACCGACGAGGGACGCACCAAGTGGCTCGAGGCCATGCGCATGGCGACCGCCTTCGAGGAGGACCTGCTCCAGGACCTCAGCACGGACGAGCGAGGGGTGCTGGGCGAGATGCTCATCCGCCTGCTCCGCCGGGTGGAGCACGCCCAGCCCGACGCGGGCGGCCGGCTCAAGGACCTCGACGGGCCGACGGGTTGA
- a CDS encoding aminoglycoside phosphotransferase family protein, whose translation MGARIDDDLVRRLVAEQFPQWAGLPVERFPSGGTVNAVYRLGEDMVVRLPLTQGGAADVEMEREWLPRLADRLPTGVPEVLGAGGAGERFPWAWSVYRWLEGDHPEAGALSEPLRLAEDLAAFVAAMWSVDLPGAPAAYRGGPLASLDAGTRAAIERLRGIPDEGVDCDAALAVWEAALGTPDWDGPPVWLHADLMPGNLLLDAGRLASVIDFGCMGVGDPACDLFPAWNLLPPDAREAFRTRLGVDGATWARGRARTLSQALIALPDHRGSNPGMAENARHVIRAVLAPE comes from the coding sequence ATGGGCGCACGCATTGATGACGACCTCGTGCGGCGGCTGGTCGCGGAGCAGTTCCCGCAGTGGGCGGGGCTGCCGGTGGAGCGGTTTCCGTCCGGTGGGACCGTGAACGCCGTGTACCGGCTCGGCGAGGACATGGTCGTACGGCTGCCGCTGACGCAAGGCGGGGCGGCGGACGTGGAGATGGAGCGGGAGTGGCTGCCCCGGCTCGCGGACCGGCTGCCCACCGGCGTACCCGAGGTGCTGGGAGCCGGAGGGGCGGGCGAGCGGTTTCCGTGGGCGTGGTCGGTGTACCGGTGGCTGGAGGGGGACCACCCGGAGGCGGGGGCGCTGAGCGAGCCCCTGCGGCTGGCCGAGGACCTGGCCGCCTTCGTGGCCGCCATGTGGAGCGTCGACCTCCCGGGGGCGCCGGCGGCCTACCGGGGCGGACCGCTGGCATCGCTGGACGCCGGGACGCGGGCGGCGATCGAGCGGCTGCGCGGCATCCCCGACGAGGGCGTGGACTGCGATGCCGCTCTGGCCGTGTGGGAGGCCGCACTGGGGACTCCCGACTGGGACGGCCCGCCGGTGTGGCTGCACGCCGACCTGATGCCGGGCAACCTCCTGCTGGACGCGGGCCGACTGGCATCGGTGATCGACTTCGGGTGCATGGGCGTGGGCGATCCCGCCTGCGACCTCTTCCCCGCCTGGAACCTCCTGCCGCCCGATGCGAGGGAGGCCTTCCGGACGAGGCTCGGCGTGGACGGCGCGACGTGGGCCCGCGGCCGGGCTCGGACGCTGTCGCAGGCTCTCATCGCGTTGCCGGACCACCGGGGTTCGAACCCGGGGATGGCGGAGAACGCCCGGCACGTGATCCGGGCCGTACTCGCGCCGGAGTAG
- a CDS encoding response regulator, with the protein MTTVLIVDDQPLQRLGFRMLLESQDDMEIVGEAGNGTDAVRLAAQLRPDVALMDIRMPGLDGIDATRRIVATGDRTRVLILTTFDLDEYAYEGLRAGASGFLVKDALPNELLAGIRAVASGDAVVAPSLTRRLLDAYAHHLPPTPGSPAAPDPRLAQLTEREREILTVIGQGWTNTEIAERLHLAESTVKTHVGRILAKTGARDRVQAVILAYDTRLVSPS; encoded by the coding sequence GTGACCACCGTCCTCATCGTCGACGACCAGCCCCTGCAACGCCTCGGCTTCCGCATGCTGCTGGAGAGCCAGGACGACATGGAGATCGTCGGCGAGGCCGGCAACGGCACCGACGCGGTACGCCTGGCGGCACAACTGCGCCCCGACGTCGCCCTGATGGACATCCGCATGCCTGGCCTGGACGGCATCGACGCCACCCGGCGCATCGTCGCCACCGGCGACCGCACCCGTGTCCTGATCCTCACGACCTTCGACCTGGACGAATACGCCTACGAGGGCCTGCGCGCCGGCGCGAGCGGGTTCCTCGTCAAGGACGCCCTGCCCAACGAGCTCCTGGCCGGGATACGTGCGGTCGCGAGCGGTGACGCCGTCGTCGCCCCCAGCCTCACCCGCCGCCTCCTCGACGCCTACGCCCACCATCTGCCGCCCACCCCCGGCTCCCCCGCGGCCCCGGACCCGCGCCTGGCGCAACTCACGGAACGGGAACGGGAGATCCTGACGGTCATCGGCCAGGGCTGGACGAACACGGAGATCGCCGAGCGCCTCCACCTCGCCGAGTCGACGGTGAAGACCCACGTGGGCCGCATCCTCGCCAAGACCGGCGCCCGCGACCGTGTGCAGGCGGTCATCCTGGCCTACGACACCCGTCTGGTGAGCCCCTCGTAG
- a CDS encoding sensor histidine kinase, with protein MTTGRQPLTTLVQGVVQRVRDVDRRRPLLWDAALTGFFVVVALVDAGGGWRNIALNTEVPGWLVLTLSLGFTVPLLWRRRHPVRVLTAMAPVILVSGWTGAMLQAGLIVHIVVFNIALRLPLRTLGWAAALVTVPNVMAAIRYPRGSWEQQIIPSLWTFTLVVLLGVVVRSRKEYTASLVERAHRLEIERDQQARLAAAAERTRIAREMHDIIGHNLSVITGLADGGAYAAAKSPERAAQALDAIASTSRQALTELRRLLDVLREESPGTADPGAAGPDRAPQPALTDVDRLVEGVRAAGLPVRLTVLGAPDGLPAGRQLAAYRVIQEALTNTLKHAGPAATATVDIGYGDGVTVTVTDTGHGGPPRAQGRGLTGMRERTALYDGTLDAGPLPQPPGGWRVHLHIPKDPTP; from the coding sequence ATGACCACCGGCCGGCAGCCGCTCACCACGCTCGTCCAGGGCGTGGTGCAGCGCGTCCGGGACGTCGACCGGCGCCGCCCGCTGCTGTGGGACGCGGCCCTGACCGGCTTCTTCGTGGTGGTCGCCCTGGTGGACGCGGGCGGCGGGTGGCGCAACATCGCGCTGAACACGGAGGTGCCCGGCTGGCTCGTCCTCACCCTCAGCCTCGGCTTCACCGTGCCTCTGCTGTGGCGCCGCCGCCACCCGGTGCGGGTCCTCACGGCGATGGCGCCCGTCATCCTGGTCAGCGGCTGGACGGGCGCGATGCTCCAGGCCGGTCTCATCGTCCACATCGTCGTGTTCAACATCGCGCTACGGCTGCCCCTCCGGACCCTGGGGTGGGCGGCGGCCCTGGTGACCGTCCCGAACGTGATGGCCGCGATCCGCTACCCGCGCGGCAGCTGGGAGCAGCAGATCATCCCCTCCCTGTGGACGTTCACGCTCGTCGTCCTGCTGGGCGTCGTGGTCCGTTCCCGCAAGGAGTACACCGCGTCCCTGGTGGAGCGCGCCCACCGCCTGGAAATCGAACGCGACCAGCAGGCGCGGCTGGCCGCGGCGGCCGAACGGACCCGCATCGCCCGGGAGATGCACGACATCATTGGCCACAACCTGTCCGTCATCACCGGCCTCGCGGACGGCGGCGCGTACGCGGCGGCCAAGTCGCCCGAGCGGGCCGCCCAGGCCCTCGACGCCATCGCCTCCACCAGCCGCCAGGCGCTCACCGAGCTGCGCCGGCTGCTGGACGTCCTGCGCGAGGAGTCCCCCGGCACGGCGGACCCCGGCGCGGCGGGCCCCGACCGCGCTCCACAGCCCGCCCTCACCGACGTGGACCGGCTCGTCGAAGGCGTACGGGCCGCGGGCCTCCCCGTCCGGCTCACCGTCCTCGGTGCCCCCGACGGTCTGCCCGCCGGCCGACAGCTCGCCGCCTACCGCGTCATCCAGGAAGCGCTCACCAACACCCTCAAGCACGCCGGCCCGGCCGCCACGGCCACCGTCGACATCGGGTACGGGGACGGCGTCACCGTCACCGTCACGGACACCGGCCACGGCGGGCCGCCCCGGGCCCAGGGGCGCGGCCTCACCGGCATGCGCGAACGCACCGCCCTCTACGACGGCACCCTCGACGCCGGCCCACTGCCCCAGCCACCCGGCGGCTGGCGCGTCCACCTGCACATACCGAAGGATCCCACTCCGTGA
- a CDS encoding ABC transporter permease, with amino-acid sequence MTTPAHTVTPARVLRSEWHKLWTLRSTWITALTASGLVLGIGLIMGATYTPGGGDADIDTVVLVLYGTMLSQICLAVLGVLVTAGEYATGMIRASLTAVPRRTPVLWAKAAVFAVSVFTLSLVTALVTFLAAQLLLSGTDQTASLTDAGVLRAIAGSSAGLTLVSLIALGLGALLRSVPGGLGAFVGGVMIVPEIVSMLPYDAVDTAVRYFPTQAFGALGSATPLPGAASPGAALLALVLWAAASLGSAALLLKRRDV; translated from the coding sequence ATGACGACCCCCGCCCACACGGTGACCCCGGCGCGCGTCCTGCGCTCCGAGTGGCACAAACTGTGGACACTGCGCTCGACGTGGATCACCGCTCTCACCGCGAGCGGCCTGGTCCTCGGCATCGGCCTGATCATGGGCGCCACGTACACGCCGGGTGGCGGCGACGCCGACATCGACACGGTCGTCCTCGTCCTCTACGGCACGATGCTGTCCCAGATCTGCCTGGCGGTCCTCGGCGTCCTCGTCACCGCCGGCGAGTACGCCACCGGCATGATCCGCGCCTCCCTCACCGCCGTACCGCGCCGCACACCCGTCCTGTGGGCCAAGGCGGCGGTCTTCGCGGTCTCGGTGTTCACCCTCAGCCTCGTCACCGCCCTGGTCACCTTCCTCGCCGCGCAGCTCCTCCTGTCCGGCACCGACCAGACGGCCTCCCTCACCGACGCCGGCGTGCTCCGCGCCATCGCCGGCAGCTCCGCGGGCCTCACCCTCGTCAGCCTGATCGCGCTCGGCCTCGGCGCGCTGCTGCGCTCGGTGCCCGGCGGGCTCGGCGCCTTCGTCGGCGGCGTCATGATCGTGCCGGAGATCGTGTCGATGCTCCCGTACGACGCCGTCGACACCGCCGTCCGGTACTTCCCCACCCAGGCGTTCGGCGCCCTCGGCTCCGCCACCCCCCTCCCCGGCGCGGCGAGCCCGGGCGCGGCACTGCTCGCCCTGGTCCTCTGGGCGGCCGCGTCCCTGGGGTCGGCGGCCCTGCTGCTGAAACGGCGGGACGTATGA
- a CDS encoding ABC transporter ATP-binding protein codes for MIRAHELTKRYGGRTVVQDLSFTVRPGTVTGFLGPNGAGKSTTMRMLLGLDAPTRGRATIGGRAYADHPAPLTEVGALLEARSVHPGRTAFNHLTALALTHGIPRTRVTEVLATAGLTGVAHRRVKGFSLGMGQRLGIAAALLGDPATVILDEPVNGLDPDGVLWIRTLLKSLAAEGRTVLVSSHLMSEMALTADHLIVIGRGRLLADTTVADLVRDRGEASVKVVTPRAGELHALLAARPGVEPAAESADTLQVRGADAPYIGRVAADHAIPLHELTPQTASLEQAFMDLTHEAAEYNGAAA; via the coding sequence ATGATCCGCGCCCATGAACTGACCAAGCGGTACGGCGGCCGAACCGTCGTCCAGGACCTCAGCTTCACCGTCCGCCCCGGTACCGTCACCGGCTTCCTCGGCCCGAACGGCGCCGGCAAGTCCACCACCATGCGCATGCTCCTCGGGCTGGACGCCCCCACCCGGGGCCGTGCCACCATCGGCGGCCGCGCATACGCCGACCACCCCGCGCCCCTCACCGAGGTGGGCGCCCTGCTGGAGGCGCGCTCCGTCCACCCCGGCCGCACCGCCTTCAACCACCTGACGGCGCTGGCCCTCACCCACGGCATCCCGCGCACCCGGGTCACCGAGGTCCTGGCCACGGCGGGGCTGACCGGCGTGGCGCACCGACGCGTCAAGGGCTTCAGCCTCGGCATGGGCCAGCGGCTCGGCATCGCGGCCGCCCTCCTCGGCGACCCCGCCACCGTCATCCTCGACGAGCCGGTCAACGGCCTCGACCCGGACGGCGTCCTGTGGATCCGTACCCTCCTCAAGTCCCTGGCCGCCGAGGGCCGCACGGTCCTCGTCTCCTCCCACCTGATGAGCGAGATGGCGCTGACCGCCGACCACCTGATCGTCATCGGCCGGGGCCGGCTGCTCGCGGACACGACCGTCGCCGACCTCGTCCGGGACCGGGGCGAGGCGAGCGTCAAGGTCGTCACGCCACGGGCCGGCGAGCTGCACGCGCTCCTCGCCGCGCGTCCGGGCGTCGAACCGGCCGCCGAGTCCGCCGACACCCTCCAGGTTCGCGGCGCGGACGCCCCGTACATCGGCCGGGTCGCCGCCGACCACGCCATCCCCCTCCACGAACTGACCCCGCAGACCGCCTCCTTGGAGCAGGCCTTCATGGACCTCACGCACGAGGCGGCCGAGTACAACGGAGCCGCGGCATGA